A window of Kribbella sp. NBC_00382 genomic DNA:
GAGGTGGGTGTGGTCGTTGGTGCCGAGGACTGCTTCGGCGCCGGGGCCCTGGGCCCAGACCGGAACCACGGTGCCGGTGTGCTGCTGGCTCGGCGGCGTACCGACGGGAGCCTTGCCCTCGCCACCGAAACCGGAGGTGCCGTAGGTCAGCGTGAGCGTCTGACCGTCCTTGGTGGTCACGTTGGTCGAGTAGCCGGTCGGCAGGCCCGAGCCGGAGTTGTCCTCGCCGACGATCTGGCTGGTGTGACCGTGGTCGGCAGTGACGACCACGAGCGTGTCGGGGTGCGAGCGCTGGTAGTCGAGCGCGACGCCGATCGCCTTGTCGAAAGCGACGGTCTCGCCGATCTGGCCACAGGCGTTGGTGGCGTGGTCCTGCTTGTCGATCGAGGCGCCCTCGACCTGCAGGAAGAAGCCCTTGCGGTTCTCCAGCAGCTTGATCGCCTTGGTGGTCATGTCGGCCAGGCTCGGCTCGTTCGACGGACGCTGGTTCTCCGTGCAGGCGACCGGCGCGTTGCCCTTACCCAGCGAGGCCGCCGGGCCGCTCCACTCCACCGACATGTTGCTCTTGTTGAACAGGCCGAGTACCGGCTTGCCGCTCTTGACGGACTTCAGCCCGTCCGCATCCGTCACGTACTGGATGCCCTTCGCCTTGGCCTGGTCGACCACGGTCTTGCCCGCGTAAGGCCCACCGGTGATCGTCTGCTCGAACCGGGCGCGACCGCCACCCAGCAGCACGTCGACCTTGTGGTCCACTTCCTGCTCCGCGATCGAGCCGAGACCGCCAGCGGCCTTGGTCTCCTTCGCGCAGGCGGTCATGTCCGCCGGGCCCTGGCAGCCGCGCAGCGAGATGTGCGACGCGAGCACCGCCGGAGTAGCGTCGGTGATCTCCGCGGTCGAGACGTTGCCGACCTTCAGGCCGCGCTTCTGCGCCACCTCGAGCACCGTCTTCAGGTTCTTGCCCGGTACGTCGATGGCGCTGCTCGGGCCCTGCGAGATCCGCTCGTCGAGGGTCTTCTGGCCGGTCGCCCAGCTCGAGCCGGTGGAGGCCGAGTCCGGGTCGTAGTCAGGCTTGTACGGTGCCTTGGCCGCGGGCTTCACCGACCACGTCGTGTCGAAGCCGGTGTATTTCGCCCGGTCGACGTTCAGCTTGTTCTGCACACCCTGGTAGTAGCGCGCTGCGGTGATCTCCTGGGTTCCCATGCCGTCGCCCAGCAGGAAGATCACGTTCTTCGGCCCGCGGGGCGACGAGTGCGCCTCCGAACCCTGGGCGGGTGAGAACACACCGCTGGCCGCGGCCGAAGCCATTCCCGCCGCGGCGACTACCGTCGCTGCAGCCAGGGCAGCCACAGCAGCTTTTTTCCTGATCATTTCGGGCCTTTCTCGTTGACGGGTCAGTCGGAACCTAGGGGCGGCACACAGATTCCAGATGACCCGCAGGCAGACAACAGGTAACAGTTGCCTGCGGCAAGGAGTGCCCTAGGTGCTGACTGGCCTATCCCCCAAGGGCGAGCGTCACGCGCTGTGGCCGGCGGGATGCGGTCAGGCGGCAGGTCAGGTAGATGGCAAAGGAGATGCTGGTGATGTACGGGCTGATCGGGACTGAGCTGCCCGCGGCCAGCAGCACACCGCCGACCGCGGCGATGAGGGCGAAACAGGTGCTCAGCAAGGGGACCCGTAGCGGGGAGGCTGAGACTTGGAGCGCCGCTGCTGCGGGTGTGACCAGGAGTGAGAGCACCAGGAGCGCGCCGACGATCTGGACCGAGACCGCGACGGCCAGGCCGAGCAGGATCATGAAGACGATCGACATCAGCCGCACCGGGACACCACGGGCGGCGGCGACGTCGGCGTCGGTGCTCGCGAACAGCAACGGCCGCCAGACCAGGACCAGCCCGCCGATGACCAGCGCGGAGATGATGATCAGGGACTTGATCTGCGGATCGTCGATCGCCACGATCTGACCGGTCAGCAGCCCGAACTTGTTCGCCGCGCGGCCGTGGTACAGGCCGAGACACAGGATGCCGAGGCCCAGGCCGAACGGCATCAGCACAGCGGTCACCGAGTTGCGATCACGCGCCCGAGAGCCGAGTACGCCGATCAGCAACGCGGCGATCAGGGATCCGACCAGCGAACCGGTGACCACGCTGGTACCGAGCAGCAGGCTGGCCGCCGCGCCGGCGAACGACAACTCGCTGACGCCGTGGACCGCGAACGCCATGTCCCGCATCATCACGAACACGCCGATCAGGCCGCCCATGACGCCGAGCACGACACACGCGATCACCGAGTTCTTCAGCAACGGAAGCAGTTCGGCGTAGTCGGAGAAGTTGAAGATCTGCGACCACAACGAGTCCAGGGCGATCATCGCAGTACCGCCTCGAGGTCCAGCGAATGGTGGTACGGCTCGTGATCCGGTACGCCGACCACGAGGATCCGCCCGTTGTGCCGGATCACGTCGACCGGTGCATCGAAGAGCTCGGTCAGCACCGGACTGGTCAGCACCTCGTCCGGCGTACCGATCCGGAACCGGTTGTTGGCGATGTAGAGGACCCGATCGACCTTGTCCAGGATCGGATTGACGTCGTGGGTGACGAACAGTACGCCGAGATCGAACCGCCGGCGCGCGTCGTCGACCAGGTCGCTGACCAGCCGCTGATTCGGCAGGTCCAACGACAACAGGGGTTCGTCACACAGCAGCAGTCGCGGCTCGGCCGCCAGCGCCTGAGCGATCCGCAGCCGCTGCTGCTCCCCACCGGACAGCGACGACAGCCGGGCATTCGCGTAGCCCTCGGCTCCGACGGACGCCAGTAACTGGTTCACCCGTTGGCGGCGCTGGCGAGACGGGAGCGGAATGCCCCACCGGTGCCCGTCGACGCCGAGCGCCACCAAGTCGCGGCCACGCAGCGGCAATCCGTCCTCGGCCATCCGCTGCTGCGGGATATACCCGATCCGGCGGTCACCGCGGCGTACCGGTGAGCCGAGGAAGTTAGCGGCTCCGGACCGGAGCCGCAGCTGGCCGAGTACAACCTTCAACAGGCTCGACTTGCCCGATCCGTTGGCCCCGAGGACGGCGATCAGCTCCCCTGCCCGGACCTCTAGGTCGAGGTCCTGCCACAGTGTCCGGGATCCGAAGCCCAGGGCGGCCCGCTCCAGCGTCAGCAACATCTTGCTACTGCCCCAACGCTGCGCCGAGCGCGGCCAGGTTGCCCGACATCCAGCCGACGTAGTCCTTGCCCGCCGGGAGCGTCTCGGTCACGGGTACCACCGCGATGCCGTTCTCCTTGGCCGCGTTCAGCACCTTCTCCGTCTCCGGACCGGTGGTCTGCGCGTTGTACGCGAGGACCTTGACCTGGTGGCCGCTGTAGAGCTGCAGCGTCTCGTTCAGGACCTTGGCCGGTACGTCGCTGTCCTCCTCGATGGCCTCACTGAACGCGGCCGGGGTCTTGTTCTGCAGGCCGACCGCGTCGAGCAGGTACAGCGGCACCGGCTCGGTGATCGCGACCGGCTGACCGTCGTACTTCTGCTTGAGGGTCGCCTCCTGCTGCTCGAGGTCGGCCAGCTTCTGCTTGAGTGCGTCCGCGTTCTGCTGGAAAGTCGCCGCATCGCCGGGGGCTGCCTTCGCATAGGCCTGCTCGAGCTGGTCGACGACCTTGACGACCGTCGGGAAGTCGTACCAGACATGCTCGTTGAGCTCGTCGCCGGCCGCGGCCTTCTTGCCCGAGATGGTGACCGCGTTCAGCACCGTCGTCGGGGAGCCCTTCGCGCTCTTCAGCATCCGGTCGATGAAGTCGTCGTACCCGCCGCCGTTCTCGATCACCACGGTCGCCTGGGCCAGGGACAGCTGGTTGCGGGTGCTGGCCTCGTACTCGTGCGGGTCGGCGTCCGGGCTGGTGATGATCGAGGTCACCTGCACCTTGTCGCCACCGACGCTCGTCGCCAGATCGCCCCAGACATTCGTGGAGGCGACCACCTTGATCGAGGCGCCCGTCGACGAGGACGCCGTACTGGGCGAGTCGTCGCCTGATGAGCAGGCGGTCAGGCCCACTGTGACAAGGGCGGCAGCAGCGGGCAGGGCGAACAGTCTGCGATTCACGAGCCAAGGCCAATCTTCGAGCGGGACCCCACTAATGGGAACGATTGTCATTATCGTACACCTATTAGCGATCAAACGTTCGTTCCCACAAAGGGAAACCGCTCGCCGGCACTTCCGAGACGATTCGGTCCGTTTGGCCAGTTTCGCCGTGTTGGACCGGGGGTAGTCGTGAGAGGTCGAAGCAGTGACGGACTCGGGGACGGGATTGGGAGGGAACGCTTGGCAACGGCTGCTGATGCCTTGCAAGACAGCTGGGACCTGGTCACGAAACACGGAGAACAGGTACCGCTGTACTTCTACTCGCACCTGTTCGTGTCCCACCCCGAGGTGCGGACGATGTTCCCGCTGTCGATGCTGAACCAGCGGGACAAGTTCGTCGGCGCGCTCGGCCGGATCGTCAGTCACGCCGACCAACTGGACAAGGACGCGCCCTTCCTGCAACACCTCGGCCGCGACCACCGCAAGTACGCCGTCGTCGCCGAGCACTACAACGCCGTCGGCGCTTCGCTGTGCGCGACCCTGATGCATTTCCTCGGCCCCGTGTGGGACGAGGAACTCGCCGCCCACTGGACGGCGGCGTATCAGGTGGTCGCACGGATCATGGTCGAAGCGGCCGAGATGTCCTCGGAGTCCACGCCTGACTGGTGGGATGCCGACGTCGTCTTCGCCGAGCGACGCACCATGGACCTCACCTTGCTCAGGGTTCGCCCCCGGCGTGCGTTCCAGTACCTCCCCGGCCAGTCGATCTCCATGGAGATCCCGCAACGCCCGCGCCAGTGGCGGTACTTCAGCCCGGCCAACGCCCCGCGCAAGGACGGCGCCATCGATCTCCACGTACAGCAGATCGACGGCGGCCAGGTGAGTCCGACGGTCGTCCGGTCCTTGAAGGCCGGCGATGTCGTGAAGCTCGGGGCGCCGGTCGGCGAGCGGCTGACCCGGCGCGAAGGCGATCCACGCGAGTTGCTGCTGGTCGCCGGAGGTACCGGCCTTGCTCCGCTTCTCGCTGTTCTCGAACAGATTGACGAAGAGTGGCAACGATTGCATACCGGGCCGCTGGTGCACCTGCTGCACGGCGTACGGATGCCCTGGCACCTGTACGACCGCCCGCGACTGCGCAACCTGGCCCAGCACCGGCCGTGGTTCGAGTACACGGAGGTCGTGTCCGACGACCCGTCCTACCCCGGCACCCGCGGGAAGGTCGGCACCGTCGCGGCGCGGCAGGTGCTGACCGGACGGACGGCGATGGTGTGCGGCGGACCGCAGATGGTGGCCCACACGCTGGAGCAACTGGCCGCCGCGGGGATGCGGCCCGAGCACATCAAGTACGAGCACTTCTACTACGCAGCCGCAGGTGAAAACACCGTCGGGCCGGCGATACCAGGTGAGGAGACGACAACTGATGAACAGCCACCGCCACGGCTCCATCCATCAGACACCTCGAACGATCCGGGACCAGGCGTTCCGGCGGCGGATGCGGGGTCTCGACTCCGACATGGTCTACGGGTACCTCGATCTGCTCGCTGATCAGGTCCAGGCCACGGAGCGGGAGCTCAACGAGAGCAGGGCCAAGAACCAGCGTCTCCAGACCGAGTTGCAACGCGGGAAGGCCGAGCTGCAGCGCGTCCAGGCGGAGCTGGATCACCATGAGCAGGCCGGCGCCCGGGTGAACGACCAGGTCATCCAGATGTTCAGCCAGGCCCAGCTCGTGGTCGAGGAGATGGTCCAGGACGTCAGCCGGGACGCCCGGGAGCGGATCGGCCAGGCGCGGGCCCACGAGCGCAAGATCGTCGCGGAGGCGATGGACACGGCCGGGGAGCAGGTGCGGTCGTACGCGCAGACCGCCCAGGAGCAGATGCAGTCGATCGTGAACTCGTTCGCCACCGAGGTCGAACAGCTCGGTACGCCGGAGCTCGGCCCGCATCCGAACGACCCGCTGCCCGACGAACCCCGGGACTGGCACTCCCACCTCCAGAACGGCAACGGTCCGGGTGCACGATGAGCCTCGGGCCGTGGCGAAAAGCCCCACGGGTCGGCCGGAGAGCATCGTCAGGTCCCGGGAGGGTCCGGGCCCGCTCCGAGTATTCGGCACCGTGGTCCGACCGTGCGGTGAAACATCTGGTGAGCGTGCCGGACCCAGTGCCGGCGAGAGTCGATCTCGAGGCGGTTCGTGCCGCATCGGAGGAGTTCCTCGAGCTCTTCTACGCCGAGAATCCCAAGGCTGGGCGGGTGGGCCCTCGGATCGCGGCGGTGAAGCGCGAGATCGACCTGACCGGGACGTACTGGCACACCACTGAGGAGCTGGCCTTCGGCGCTCGGGTCGCCTGGCGCAACAATGCCCGGTGCATCGGGCGGCTGTACTGGCACAGCCTGCAGGTCCGCGACCTGAGGACCGTCTCCCGCGCCGGCGATGTCGCCAGGCATTGCTTCGACCATCTGCGGGTGGCCCACAACGGCGGCAAGATCCGGCCGATGATCAGCATCTTCGCACCCGAGACGCCGGCCAGGCCTGCGCCCAGGATCTGGAACGAGCAACTCGTCCGGTACGCGGGGTACGAGCAGCCGGATGGGGAGCTGATCGGGGATCCTCGCTATCGGGCCTTTACGAGCGAACTCATCGGACGTGGATGGCGGCCGCCCTCCTCGCCCGGAGCCTTCGATGTGCTCCCGCTAGTGGTGGAGACCTTCGAGGAGGGGCCGCTGCTGTTCGACCTCCCCGGTCATGCGGTCCATGAGGTCGCACTGGAGCATCCCGAGCTGGCGTGGTTCGCCGACCTGGGCCTGCGATGGCACGCGGTCCCGGTGATCAGCAACAGCCGTCTCGTCATCGGCGGTGTCTCGTACCCGGCCGCGCCCTTCAACGGTTGGTACATGGGCACCGAGATCGGCGCCCGCAACCTGGCCGACAACGACCGCTACGACCTAGTACCCGAGGTAGCCGAACGAATGGGCCTCGACACCTCGACCGAGGCGACCCTCTGGCGGGACCGAGCCCTGGTCGAGCTCAATCGCGCCGTCCTGCACTCGTTCCACGCAAACAACGTCAGCATCACCGACCACCACACCGAGTCCCGCAGATTCCTCATCCACCTGGAACGCGAGGAGCAAGCCGGCCGCCACTGCCCCACCGACTGGACCTGGATCGTCCCACCCATGTCCGGCGCCCAGACCCCGGTCTTCCACCGCCACTACAACGCCACCCCCCAACTCCCCAACTTCATCACCGACCCCGACTCCACCCACCGAGCCCTCCAAGGCACACCCCCGGCATTCGGCACCTAAGTCAGGTGACGGAGGCCGGGCTCGCGGCGCCGAGCAAGGCAGCGCTGAGCTGCCTGCGCGACGTGACAGACCGTGGCCCTCGCCGTAGCCACGTCCCAAACATTAGGCAACAACAACGGCTCCCCCACCCGATGCAACCCCCGCAACAACTCACAACGCCCCTGAAGCTCAGAGCTGCCCATGTCAGCCCAACCTTTCCGCTCAAAAGGCTAAGGACAATCTCCATCAAGAAACCAGCTCCCGCGATGTCACAAACCGGGCAGGCATCCGGTCATTGGTCCAGGAACGGTATTCATCCGCACTGCCGCGCTCGGCACCGTTCGAAAGAGTGTTGTCGCCGCGACACCCTGCAACATCTCGCTGACCCCTCGTCATCGTGCACACTGGACCCATACACTGCGAAAGCTGACTTCGGGGACATGTACAGCCGACACGCCGAGACGGTTGGCCTGGCTGCAAACTACATAAGTGTAATTTCGACAATGAGAGCGACGGCGGCGACACCGGAGCGAGTAGTTGACCATTGGGGTGGTTGGATGGCCGGGTTTGAAGTCCTCGGGGGTATGGCATGAACGCCGATCAGGCTGCCGCGCACGAAGGGATGCGACCGGGCTCCAGATTCTCCGAGATCGAAGATCCTGAAGCGTACCTGGAATCATTCCGCGTCGAGCGGTCGATTGCAGACGCTGACGCGGCGGCGAGAAAGCGGGCTCAGCGCGCCGGCCGGCGAAGGCGGAGTTAGTCGGACCGCGGCAAGGGATTCAGGACGCCGGTTCCGAGCGTCCGCAGGTTCTTCACCAGGGTTTCCATCTGCTGGGTATCTTTCGCCCGGATCGCCGATTCGTCCTTTGTCTTCGACGAGGCGAGGGTGGCGATACCGACCACCTGTCGCCGCTGGGGAGCCTCGAGGTAGATCGGCACCGACAGGAACGACCGCCAGCGTGCGGGATACGGACGATCGCTGCGCTGATCCTTGGGTGGCTGGACGTCGCTCAGGTTCACGTACTGCGGTCGTCCTTCGGTGAAGCATTTGGCCGACGCCTGAGCTGACTCGAGGACGAGCTTCGCTTCGCGGAGCAGATTGCGGGGCGCGAGCAGGCCGAGGGAACTCCCCCACAATGCGAGGGAACGCCGTTGCGTCGGATACCAGCGAACCCAGAGCTCCACCTTGAACAGCTCCGCGTCTTCGACCGTCTCGCTCGGCAATTTCCAGTCCTGGCGAAGATTGTTGGTGAACTCGCGCAGTTCGGCGTAGGTGTCGATGATGTACGACGCGTTGCCTGATGCAGCCACCCAGTCGTCCCACCAGCTACCCAATCGCTGGCCGTAACTCACCGCCGGGTAGGTTTGCGGATCCGCGAGTCCCGCGCAGATGGTGGCTTCCTCGAAGAATTGAGCGATCTGCGTCTTGAAGTCCGGAGTGAGCAGGCTGAGACCGATCCGGGTACATCTACCGGCCAGGTGCTCGAGCAGGACAGGGACATCCGCCGCGGAATTTCCGGCCACATCGGTCGACGCGATAGCCATCAGCGCGAACCGCTGTTTGCGTCTCCGGGTCAAGGCCAGCGCATCGATCAGCGGTGGATCGGTCAGGCTTGCACCGACGACGATGCTGGCGCAGCGGCTGTGGTCGAGCAGACGGGTCAGAACATCGACCGTCACCGGGCGGGTCTCGGCGTAGTCCACTTCATCGAGCACGACCCGGCCCAAAGCGCGACCTTCGGGCGGAATCCGGCCGTGAAGATAGATCAGCCTGATAATCGGCAGACCCGGATCGGACGGCTTCACCTTCCGCGCCGGGCGACTGCTGCCGGCCGTCTCAACCTGAAAACCAGGGCGGGGCTTCTTGTTGTTGCTCCACCGCTTCAGCTCCTTGTCTATCTCCTGCTCGATGTAGGTGTCGTAGTTCGTCGTAACGATCGAGACCTGCTTTCCCACGGAAGCGGAAAACACGGCATACCGAGCGATGTTGCCGACCAGGCGCCCACCGCGCCAGGTATGCCTTCGATACAACTCTCGCTGCAAGTTGCCGATAATTTCGTGCCGCTGATCATCCTCGACGCTCGGATGCTTCAAGGTGAAGTGCTGGCGAAGGACCGAGGCCAGCCGCTGGGCGTCGAGTGACTTGTTGAGCACCGCGAGATGCTCATCGGTGACATAAGACGAGTCGTCCTCGGTATCGGCACGAAGACCGAGGGAAATGAGCTCTTTCCAGCCGAGCCCGGTTCGGTCGATCGTCACGCCTGCGCCGCAGTACAGGACCACATCGCTGGCTTGGGCGAGCGTCACCAAGCACTGCTTCGTAGAATCCTGCGAGAAGAAGGGCTTCGCACTTCGCTCGAAGAGCAGCGGGTCGTTCATGTCGTCAGCGCCCCCTGAAACGCCTAGCTGAACCACGTAGGCTACTGGGATCCCTGCCTGCTGCCTAGCCTGGTCGGCCGATTCCACGGTCGAACTCAGCTTCTTCATCAAACGCATCATTGAATTTCTCGGTGGATTGAATTCCCGATTCCAGACCTCCCCGATAAGTCACGGAACGTGCCAGAATGCGGCAAGGAAAGTTGTTACGGGGAGGACGACGTGAGCGCAGGCCGCCAGGTTTTGGCTGCGGTCGAGAACGAGATAGTCGACTATCAGGACGCGGCTCTGGGTCGTCTACTCGAAGTCAACGGCAAACGATTGGTCATCAAGTACGTGGCCAGCCGCTGGGCCGTTCCCTACACAGCCCCTGGCCTGCTGCTCAAGGTGT
This region includes:
- a CDS encoding alkaline phosphatase, whose amino-acid sequence is MIRKKAAVAALAAATVVAAAGMASAAASGVFSPAQGSEAHSSPRGPKNVIFLLGDGMGTQEITAARYYQGVQNKLNVDRAKYTGFDTTWSVKPAAKAPYKPDYDPDSASTGSSWATGQKTLDERISQGPSSAIDVPGKNLKTVLEVAQKRGLKVGNVSTAEITDATPAVLASHISLRGCQGPADMTACAKETKAAGGLGSIAEQEVDHKVDVLLGGGRARFEQTITGGPYAGKTVVDQAKAKGIQYVTDADGLKSVKSGKPVLGLFNKSNMSVEWSGPAASLGKGNAPVACTENQRPSNEPSLADMTTKAIKLLENRKGFFLQVEGASIDKQDHATNACGQIGETVAFDKAIGVALDYQRSHPDTLVVVTADHGHTSQIVGEDNSGSGLPTGYSTNVTTKDGQTLTLTYGTSGFGGEGKAPVGTPPSQQHTGTVVPVWAQGPGAEAVLGTNDHTHLFKVLGG
- a CDS encoding metal ABC transporter permease, coding for MIALDSLWSQIFNFSDYAELLPLLKNSVIACVVLGVMGGLIGVFVMMRDMAFAVHGVSELSFAGAAASLLLGTSVVTGSLVGSLIAALLIGVLGSRARDRNSVTAVLMPFGLGLGILCLGLYHGRAANKFGLLTGQIVAIDDPQIKSLIIISALVIGGLVLVWRPLLFASTDADVAAARGVPVRLMSIVFMILLGLAVAVSVQIVGALLVLSLLVTPAAAALQVSASPLRVPLLSTCFALIAAVGGVLLAAGSSVPISPYITSISFAIYLTCRLTASRRPQRVTLALGG
- a CDS encoding metal ABC transporter ATP-binding protein; the protein is MLLTLERAALGFGSRTLWQDLDLEVRAGELIAVLGANGSGKSSLLKVVLGQLRLRSGAANFLGSPVRRGDRRIGYIPQQRMAEDGLPLRGRDLVALGVDGHRWGIPLPSRQRRQRVNQLLASVGAEGYANARLSSLSGGEQQRLRIAQALAAEPRLLLCDEPLLSLDLPNQRLVSDLVDDARRRFDLGVLFVTHDVNPILDKVDRVLYIANNRFRIGTPDEVLTSPVLTELFDAPVDVIRHNGRILVVGVPDHEPYHHSLDLEAVLR
- a CDS encoding metal ABC transporter solute-binding protein, Zn/Mn family produces the protein MNRRLFALPAAAALVTVGLTACSSGDDSPSTASSSTGASIKVVASTNVWGDLATSVGGDKVQVTSIITSPDADPHEYEASTRNQLSLAQATVVIENGGGYDDFIDRMLKSAKGSPTTVLNAVTISGKKAAAGDELNEHVWYDFPTVVKVVDQLEQAYAKAAPGDAATFQQNADALKQKLADLEQQEATLKQKYDGQPVAITEPVPLYLLDAVGLQNKTPAAFSEAIEEDSDVPAKVLNETLQLYSGHQVKVLAYNAQTTGPETEKVLNAAKENGIAVVPVTETLPAGKDYVGWMSGNLAALGAALGQ
- a CDS encoding globin domain-containing protein, which codes for MATAADALQDSWDLVTKHGEQVPLYFYSHLFVSHPEVRTMFPLSMLNQRDKFVGALGRIVSHADQLDKDAPFLQHLGRDHRKYAVVAEHYNAVGASLCATLMHFLGPVWDEELAAHWTAAYQVVARIMVEAAEMSSESTPDWWDADVVFAERRTMDLTLLRVRPRRAFQYLPGQSISMEIPQRPRQWRYFSPANAPRKDGAIDLHVQQIDGGQVSPTVVRSLKAGDVVKLGAPVGERLTRREGDPRELLLVAGGTGLAPLLAVLEQIDEEWQRLHTGPLVHLLHGVRMPWHLYDRPRLRNLAQHRPWFEYTEVVSDDPSYPGTRGKVGTVAARQVLTGRTAMVCGGPQMVAHTLEQLAAAGMRPEHIKYEHFYYAAAGENTVGPAIPGEETTTDEQPPPRLHPSDTSNDPGPGVPAADAGSRLRHGLRVPRSAR
- a CDS encoding nitric oxide synthase oxygenase: MKHLVSVPDPVPARVDLEAVRAASEEFLELFYAENPKAGRVGPRIAAVKREIDLTGTYWHTTEELAFGARVAWRNNARCIGRLYWHSLQVRDLRTVSRAGDVARHCFDHLRVAHNGGKIRPMISIFAPETPARPAPRIWNEQLVRYAGYEQPDGELIGDPRYRAFTSELIGRGWRPPSSPGAFDVLPLVVETFEEGPLLFDLPGHAVHEVALEHPELAWFADLGLRWHAVPVISNSRLVIGGVSYPAAPFNGWYMGTEIGARNLADNDRYDLVPEVAERMGLDTSTEATLWRDRALVELNRAVLHSFHANNVSITDHHTESRRFLIHLEREEQAGRHCPTDWTWIVPPMSGAQTPVFHRHYNATPQLPNFITDPDSTHRALQGTPPAFGT
- a CDS encoding SIR2 family protein, producing the protein MKKLSSTVESADQARQQAGIPVAYVVQLGVSGGADDMNDPLLFERSAKPFFSQDSTKQCLVTLAQASDVVLYCGAGVTIDRTGLGWKELISLGLRADTEDDSSYVTDEHLAVLNKSLDAQRLASVLRQHFTLKHPSVEDDQRHEIIGNLQRELYRRHTWRGGRLVGNIARYAVFSASVGKQVSIVTTNYDTYIEQEIDKELKRWSNNKKPRPGFQVETAGSSRPARKVKPSDPGLPIIRLIYLHGRIPPEGRALGRVVLDEVDYAETRPVTVDVLTRLLDHSRCASIVVGASLTDPPLIDALALTRRRKQRFALMAIASTDVAGNSAADVPVLLEHLAGRCTRIGLSLLTPDFKTQIAQFFEEATICAGLADPQTYPAVSYGQRLGSWWDDWVAASGNASYIIDTYAELREFTNNLRQDWKLPSETVEDAELFKVELWVRWYPTQRRSLALWGSSLGLLAPRNLLREAKLVLESAQASAKCFTEGRPQYVNLSDVQPPKDQRSDRPYPARWRSFLSVPIYLEAPQRRQVVGIATLASSKTKDESAIRAKDTQQMETLVKNLRTLGTGVLNPLPRSD